A stretch of Rhododendron vialii isolate Sample 1 chromosome 4a, ASM3025357v1 DNA encodes these proteins:
- the LOC131321803 gene encoding loganic acid O-methyltransferase-like gives MQRGVVEGSKGVIFETIPEKLDMNLPKTFRIADFGCSTGPNTFFAMKNIIEAVMLKHQSTLETNLQKNTPEFHVSFNDQVDNDFNTLFKTLPLNRPYFAVGVPGSFHCQFLPEASLHIAHSSYALHWLSKVPPQVMDKGSPAWNKGKIYYAGNEKEVTKAYFAQFKADMDAFLKARAQELVEGGLVVVQIPGVPNSKVLPSQIGGGLNCEFLGDSLADKVKMGVITEEKLDSFNLALYLPSIEEVKMVVEMNKCFTIEKICALSHPSNYHSRPLDIERTCADIRAINELEPHAGSFRE, from the exons ATGCAGAGAGGAGTAGTAGAAGGTTCAAAAGGTGTAATTTTCGAAACAATTCCCGAGAAGCTTGACATGAACTTACCAAAAACATTTCGAATAGCTGACTTTGGATGTTCTACCGGACCTAACACATTCTTTgccatgaaaaacattatagaagCCGTAATGCTTAAGCACCAATCCACTCTAGAAACCAATCTCCAAAAAAACACCCCGGAATTCCACGTCTCCTTCAACGATCAGGTCGACAACGATTTCAACACCCTCTTCAAGACCTTGCCTCTGAACCGACCGTACTTTGCCGTCGGCGTGCCGGGTTCTTTCCATTGTCAGTTCCTTCCGGAAGCCTCTCTCCACATCGCACACTCGTCTTACGCTCTTCACTGGCTCTCCAAGGTTCCTCCACAAGTTATGGACAAAGGCTCACCAGCATGGAACAAGGGTAAGATTTATTATGCAGGGAACGAGAAAGAGGTCACCAAGGCTTACTTTGCTCAGTTTAAGGCAGACATGGATGCCTTTCTAAAAGCTAGGGCTCAAGAGCTTGTTGAGGGAGGGTTGGTGGTGGTTCAAATCCCTGGTGTTCCCAACTCTAAGGTCCTTCCATCTCAGATTGGTGGCGGCCTAAATTGCGAATTCTTGGGAGATAGTTTAGCTGACAAGGTGAAGATG GGAGTCATAACTGAAGAAAAATTGGACTCGTTCAACTTAGCTCTGTATTTGCCAAGCATTGAGGAGGTGAAGATGGTCGTTGAAATGAACAAGTGTTTTACAATCGAGAAAATTTGTGCTTTGAGCCACCCCTCCAATTATCACTCGAGGCCCTTGGATATCGAAAGGACTTGTGCAGACATAAGGGCTATCAACGAGCTAGAACCTCATGCAGGATCATTTCGGGAGTGA
- the LOC131321800 gene encoding anthocyanidin 3-O-glucosyltransferase 2-like yields MEAAAATGTMTMELVFIANLLMGHQVSTVERGGQLVGRDRRLSITVLLMKKSFDKSKVSSSTQSVLLAAEQDRLKFVHLPHDETAVAELQAKSRGNFLLEYIKMNKQHVRDHVAKMVSAESTRIAGLVVDLFCTPMMDVAAEFGLPSYVFFTSNAAVLGLMFHLEALSRDITEFKDSDTELEIQGFVNPVPAKVLPSMLVDKQSGSAIFINIAKRLRESNGIIVNTFAKMESNAVRSLAEDSDVPPVYPVGPVIHLVKNENEEEAMKIMRWLDDQPPSSVVFLCFGSMGSFEEDQLKEIAQALERSGHRFLWSVRKTPQKGKTELPGKYQDLNQVLPEGFMERTMKIGKVIGWAPQVAILFHKAVGGFVSHCGWNSTLESLWCRVPMATWPMYAEQQVNAFELVRELGLAVEIKLDYKKDFGSDNTKVMLVTAEEIENGIRKLMEGRNECGEVIKQRVKKMSEKSKIAVVEGGSSYNSIGLLIEDVMNNMHMYTFCE; encoded by the exons ATGGAGGCCGCAGCGGCCACGGGGACAATGACAATGGAGTTGGTGTTCATCGCTAACCTGTTAATGGGACACCAAGTGTCAACGGTTGAAAGGGGCGGA CAACTCGTCGGCCGAGACCGTCGGCTTTCCATCACGGTCCTCCTAATGAAAAAATCATTCGATAAATCCAAGGTTAGCTCATCCACACAATCGGTACTACTCGCCGCAGAGCAGGATCGGTTAAAGTTCGTACACCTCCCTCACGACGAGACGGCGGTGGCGGAGCTCCAAGCCAAGTCCCGCGGCAACTTCTTGTTAGAGTACATCAAAATGAACAAGCAGCACGTGAGGGATCACGTGGCGAAGATGGTGTCCGCCGAGTCGACGCGGATCGCAGGGTTGGTCGTGGACCTGTTTTGCACCCCGATGATGGACGTGGCGGCCGAGTTCGGACTCCCGTCTTACGTTTTCTTCACCTCCAACGCCGCGGTCCTTGGCCTCATGTTCCATTTGGAGGCCCTCAGCCGGGACATTACTGAGTTCAAGGACTCGGATACTGAGTTGGAAATCCAAGGTTTCGTGAACCCGGTCCCAGCTAAGGTGTTGCCTTCTATGTTAGTGGACAAGCAAAGTGGGTCCGCCATCTTCATTAATATTGCCAAGAGACTGAGAGAAAGCAATGGCATTATCGTGAACACGTTTGCGAAGATGGAATCCAATGCGGTCAGGTCACTTGCGGAGGACAGTGACGTCCCACCAGTGTACCCTGTGGGACCCGTGATCCACCTCGTTAAAAACGAAAACGAGGAGGAAGCGATGAAGATCATGAGGTGGTTGGATGATCAGCCACCGTCGTCAGTGGTTTTCTTGTGCTTCGGGAGCATGGGTAGTTTCGAAGAGGATCAG TTGAAGGAGATAGCACAAGCCCTAGAGCGAAGTGGCCACCGGTTCTTGTGGTCAGTGCGGAAGACTCCACAAAAGGGAAAAACCGAGCTTCCAGGCAAGTACCAAGACCTCAATCAAGTGCTACCGGAAGGGTTCATGGAACGTACGATGAAAATTGGGAAAGTGATTGGGTGGGCTCCACAGGTGGCGATACTCTTTCACAAGGCGGTGGGAGGGTTTGTGTCGCACTGTGGGTGGAACTCGACATTAGAGAGCTTGTGGTGCAGAGTGCCAATGGCTACGTGGCCGATGTATGCTGAACAACAAGTGAACGCATTCGAGTTGGTGAGGGAATTAGGGCTGGCCGTCGAGATAAAGTTGGACTACAAGAAGGATTTTGGGTCAGACAATACCAAGGTTATGTTAGTGACAGCGGAGGAGATAGAGAATGGGATAAGGAAATTGATGGAGGGCAGGAATGAATGTGGGGAAGTTATAAAGCAGAGGGTGAAGAAGATGAGCGAGAAGAGCAAGATTGCTGTGGTTGAAGGAGGGTCGTCCTATAATTCTATAGGACTATTGATCGAGGATGTCATGAACAACATGCATATGTACACATTCTGTGAGTGA